From Candidatus Doudnabacteria bacterium, a single genomic window includes:
- the recO gene encoding DNA repair protein RecO, which produces MKYKKLTGIILKKQNYREADQIVSVWSREAGKIRVLARSLRKPASKLNYAMQDLSEVEIFVAGNHLPTLIGAKPIRQFKSLVQDLKKTAIAFYASELMLKMTADEHPNPPAYDLLSDFLGKLEEQSAVNDYFLIDGFALGLASVLGFGSPKKSNSHIDVNRFIEYIIERNVKSEPFLISV; this is translated from the coding sequence GTGAAATACAAGAAACTTACAGGAATCATCTTAAAGAAACAAAATTACAGGGAAGCCGATCAGATTGTCAGCGTTTGGAGCAGGGAAGCCGGGAAAATAAGGGTTTTGGCCAGATCTCTGCGCAAACCTGCCAGTAAGCTTAACTATGCCATGCAGGACCTGTCCGAAGTTGAGATTTTTGTTGCAGGCAATCATTTGCCGACCTTGATCGGGGCCAAACCCATCCGGCAATTCAAGAGCCTGGTCCAAGATCTGAAAAAGACGGCAATTGCGTTCTACGCTTCAGAGTTAATGCTGAAAATGACCGCTGACGAACATCCAAATCCGCCAGCCTATGATCTGCTCTCTGATTTTTTGGGCAAACTGGAAGAGCAATCAGCGGTAAATGATTATTTTTTGATCGACGGCTTTGCTTTGGGTTTGGCTTCCGTATTAGGATTTGGTTCTCCCAAGAAATCCAATTCTCACATTGACGTTAACAGGTTTATCGAATATATCATCGAGCGCAACGTTAAATCCGAACCATTCTTAATTTCAGTTTAA